A window of Candidatus Eremiobacteraceae bacterium genomic DNA:
CTTCAGGAAGAGATCGAGATCGAAGACGGCATCGAGCTTGCCCGCCCGTAGCGCCGCGACCGCCGATGCCGGATCATCGAAATACTCGACGTCCGCAGCGGTGAAGAGCCCCCCGCACGTCGAGGCGGTGACCGCCTCGTTGATGACGCCGACACGGGCCTTCCATGTCTGAAAATTCGCCGGCAGCGCAAGCGATGACGCGTGGAGCAGAACGGGACTCGCCATCGCGTACGGCTCCGAGAAGAGCACCTTGCTCATCCGCTCCTGCGTCATGGCCACCTGCGCGATGGAGATGTCGACCGAGCCCGTGTTGAGGATCTTGTGTTGCGACAATCGCACCGCTTGCTTTATCGCCTGCTCGGGCGATTTCAGATGCGTCGCGTTCCGATCGACCAGTCGCTGAAGCCAGCGTGGCAAACCCAGCACGAGCGGATTTGATCCGACCTTCGCCCGCGGATGCAGCACCTGAATCGCCGCCCGAGCGCGCGCATGCGCGCGAAAGAGATTTGGGATCAGCTTTAACACGGCTTCCATTTGTTGCTCGCCGGTCGCATACGGCGGCAAGCCCGGCGGCACCGGATACGAGCGCATCCAAAAACCCTTGATGTAGCCGTAGACGAGTTGGTTCGGTTCGTTCAGCGTCACGTAGTAGTCGATGAGATCACCGAGCCGCCGCGCGACCTCCGACGCGTACTTCTCCATCCGCGCGGGAAAGCCCGCATCGAGCATGCCCGCGCCGTCGCCCGCCGCCTGCACCCAAAGCGGCCACGTGTTGTGATGAAGCGTGACGACCGTCCACATGTCAGCGTCGCGCATATACTGCAGCACGTCGCGGTAGTGCGCGAATGCGGCGTCATCCCAAACGCCAGGTTCCGGCTGTAACCGCGCCCAGGAGAGCGATAGCCGAAACGCGCGGCAGCCTAAACCTTTCGCGAGATCGACGTCCTCGCGATAGCGGTTCCAGAAATCCGTCGCCTTGCCGCGCGGCACGAGGCCTCGCACCCGTTCCCACACGTCGCGGATATCATCCCGACCATCATACGCCTCGCACTGATGGTCGGCTGTGGCTACCCCGAAACGGAAATGCTCGCGCATCGGCGACCGACCTTCGCCGGAAAGGCTGCGCGTCTTGCTGGTTTGGAGAGGTCGCGGCGGTCGACCGTTAAGGTCGAGCGCTCCAACTTCGAACATGGTTGAGTGATAGAGCGGGCGAACGGCTTTGCCATGAGATTCACGGGCAAGACGTGCATCGTCACGGGTGGCGGATCGGGGATCGGCCGCGCGACATGCCTTCAGATGGCCGCCGAGGGCGGCAAGGTCGTCGTTGCGGACCTCAAGCTCGACGCAGCTCAAGCAACTGTGGACGACATCACCAAGGCTGGCGGCACAGCGATGGCCGTCGCAGTCGACGTCGGCGACTCGGCGCAGGTCCAGCAGGTCATCGCCAAGGCCGTTGCCGCGTACAATCAGATCGACGTCATCGTCAACGACGCCGCCATGATGACGTTCACGCCAATCGTCGACATCGCCGAAGCCGACTTCTTCCACGTGGTCACCACGAACCTCGGATCGGTGTTTTACTTCAGCAAGTACAGTGCGCCGCGTATGCCGGCCGGTTCCGTGATCGTCAACATCAGCTCCGTCCACGCGCATCAGACGACGCCGAACGTCGTCCCCTACGCGGCGAGCAAAGGCGCGATCGAGGCGTTCACGCGCGGTTTCAGCATCGAGATGCTCTCAAAGGGTATCCGCGTCAACGCCATCGCACCGGGCGCGGTCGACACGCCGATGCTCTGGAACAACCCGAACGTGAAAAGCGGTGCCGAGAAGATCGAAGGCGCGATCGGTAAACCGGAAGACCTTGCCAATGCGATCTGCTTCATCGCTTCAGACGACGCGAAGTTCATCAACGGCACGACGCTCGTCGTCGATGGCGGCCGCCTCGACACGCTCTAGGTCGCGAAGCTACCTCGGATTTACGCCCCTCGCTTTCGCCTTAGGCGCGGTCTATACGCGCGCTTCAGACGATCGAGGGCGACATCAAGGCGCCGAGCCGCCTCCGGCAGGCTCACGTCGAGCTGGCGGAGCGCGGATTCAACCGGCGCCCACCGAACCTTGGATGCTTGCGCACGGAGCGCTCGCTCAGCGATCTCGAGTGACTCGAGATCTCCCCAGTGCAAAAACGCGGCTATTCGGTCCGCGATCGCATCCTCAAACTTATAAACCGTCACGGGCCCATGAGGCGTTTTCACCGTGACAAAGGTTGTCACGGGCCGCCGGTCGATGTAGGGCGTGTCAGCGACGAGGTCAAGGGTAAATGGCGTGTCGTCGTGCACGAAGTCTCGGCCCGAAGCGGAAAAGCCGAGGGGCGCGACAGCCTCTGCGAATGCGCGCCTCGTCGTGCCGCGGAGGGCCGCGAAGTCGATATCCTTGGATGTGTAGACATCGGGCGCGTGCAAAGTCACGGCGCTTCCCCCGACGACGGCCACCGGAATGCCCGCATTTGCCAATGCTCGGCTTGCCTCAGCAGCAACCTCGGACAGCGAAGCCCCCTTTAGGCTCAAAGAGCTTTCCCCATCGCGCGCGGGCGTCGACGTATCGCTTTCCACATGCGCGCATAGTCGGGTCGATCGCCCATCTTGAGAAGTAGATCCAAGAGACGCTCGTATTCCGGGTAGCGTCGATTGAGCTCTGCAGTGCGGATGGTTCCGACACGGCGCGTCTGAACAGCGCCGGTCAGCTCGAGCGACGCGAGCGCCCGCTGGACCTCGATCGGCCGGCGTTCGATGACGCGTGCGATTTCGGATACATACGTCGATCCAAGCCTCGCAAGCGCTACGAGGGTATCGGTCCTCGCCTTCGATCCGAACAACTTGTCCACGGCCCTAGGATAACATAAATGTAGCTGTATTGCTACATAACCGTTATATCGTCCGGGACGCGGTGGGCGCGACTCTCGCAAAG
This region includes:
- a CDS encoding SDR family oxidoreductase, which codes for MRFTGKTCIVTGGGSGIGRATCLQMAAEGGKVVVADLKLDAAQATVDDITKAGGTAMAVAVDVGDSAQVQQVIAKAVAAYNQIDVIVNDAAMMTFTPIVDIAEADFFHVVTTNLGSVFYFSKYSAPRMPAGSVIVNISSVHAHQTTPNVVPYAASKGAIEAFTRGFSIEMLSKGIRVNAIAPGAVDTPMLWNNPNVKSGAEKIEGAIGKPEDLANAICFIASDDAKFINGTTLVVDGGRLDTL